A genome region from Solanum pennellii chromosome 12, SPENNV200 includes the following:
- the LOC107005778 gene encoding MADS-box protein J2 has product MGRGRVELKRIENKINRQVTFAKRRNGLLKKAYELSILCDAEVALIIFSSRGKLYEFSSASSMMTTLEKYQQCSYASLDPMLPVSDTQMNYNEYVRLKARVELLQRSQRHILGEDLGTLNSKELEQLEHQLDASLKKVRSKKTQSMLDQLADLQEKEQMLEEANKQLKNKLEESAARIPLGLSWGNNGGETMEYNRLPPQTTAQPFFQPLRLNSSSPQFGYNPNMGANDHEVNAATTAHNINGFIPGWML; this is encoded by the exons atgggAAGAGGAAGAGTAGAACTAAAGAgaatagagaacaaaataaaCAGGCAAGTTACTTTTGCTAAGAGAAGAAATGGACTTCTTAAGAAAGCTTATGAGTTATCTATACTTTGTGATGCTGAAGTTGCTCTCATCATCTTCTCTAGCCGCGGAAAACTCTATGAGTTTTCAAGTGCTTCCag CATGATGACAACACTTGAAAAGTATCAACAATGCAGTTACGCATCTTTGGACCCGATGTTACCGGTTAGTGATACTCAG ATGAACTACAATGAGTATGTGAGGCTAAAAGCTAGAGTTGAGCTCCTTCAACGTTCTCAAAG ACATATTCTTGGAGAGGATTTGGGCACACTAAACTCGAAAGAACTTGAGCAGCTTGAGCACCAATTGGATGCATCTTTGAAGAAAGTTAGATCAAAAAAG ACTCAATCTATGCTGGATCAGCTAGCAGACCTTCAAGAAAAG gaGCAAATGCTGGAAGAAGCaaataaacaactaaaaaacAAG CTGGAAGAAAGTGCAGCTAGAATTCCACTTGGATTGTCATGGGGAAATAATGGAGGAGAAACAATGGAATACAATCGACTCCCTCCACAAACTACTGCACAACCTTTCTTTCAACCTCTCCGTTTGAATTCTTCATCGCCTCAATTCGG ATACAATCCAAATATGGGTGCAAATGATCATGAGGTTAATGCAGCAACAACTGCTCATAATATTAATGGATTTATTCCAGGGTGGATGCTCTAA